A genomic stretch from Dissulfurispira thermophila includes:
- a CDS encoding NADP-dependent isocitrate dehydrogenase, which translates to MARIIWHLIKERLILPFLDIDLKYYDLGIKHRDETDDSVTVDAANAIKEFGIGVKCATITPNAARVKEYGLKQQWKSPNGTIRSLLDGTVFRKPIIIKNIPPAVRKWKKPIIIGRHAYGDIYKDVEMVVDGPGTAEIVFTSENSGKKTVLKIHDFKGKGIIMGMHNTEKSIRSFARSCVNYALSEKVDLWFGAKDTISKQYHGFFRDVFAEEVEKVRDKFEQAGIHYRYLLIDDAVAQVIKSEGGMLWACMNYDGDVMSDMVATGFGSLGLMTSVLVSPDGKYEYEAAHGTVTRHYYEYIKGNPTSTNSIASIFAWTGAIAKRGELDSTPDVVRFAKTLEDVVIKTVESGIMTKDLMLIAEPPVTKYALTEEFINAVAEGLKKYS; encoded by the coding sequence ATGGCAAGGATTATCTGGCATCTTATAAAGGAAAGGCTTATATTGCCTTTTTTGGACATCGATTTAAAGTATTATGACCTCGGTATAAAGCACAGGGATGAGACTGATGATAGTGTAACAGTTGATGCAGCAAATGCAATTAAGGAATTTGGTATTGGTGTAAAGTGTGCCACCATAACCCCTAATGCTGCCCGTGTAAAGGAGTATGGTCTCAAACAGCAATGGAAGAGCCCTAATGGGACAATTCGTTCTTTACTCGATGGTACAGTATTCAGGAAACCTATAATCATAAAAAATATTCCACCAGCAGTCCGAAAATGGAAAAAGCCAATTATAATTGGACGCCATGCGTATGGAGATATATACAAAGATGTGGAAATGGTGGTTGACGGGCCTGGCACTGCAGAGATTGTGTTTACTTCTGAAAACAGTGGTAAAAAGACTGTATTGAAGATTCATGATTTTAAGGGCAAAGGCATAATTATGGGAATGCACAATACTGAAAAGTCTATCAGGAGCTTTGCACGGTCATGTGTAAATTATGCCCTTAGCGAAAAGGTTGATCTTTGGTTTGGGGCAAAGGATACAATTTCCAAACAATACCATGGCTTTTTTAGAGATGTCTTTGCTGAGGAAGTGGAAAAGGTTAGAGACAAGTTTGAGCAGGCGGGAATACATTACCGTTACCTCCTTATTGATGATGCTGTTGCACAGGTAATAAAATCAGAAGGCGGCATGCTCTGGGCGTGTATGAACTATGATGGTGATGTAATGTCTGATATGGTTGCAACAGGTTTTGGAAGCCTTGGTCTTATGACATCAGTTCTGGTATCACCTGATGGAAAATATGAGTATGAGGCAGCACATGGTACAGTGACAAGGCATTATTATGAATATATCAAAGGCAATCCAACATCCACAAATTCAATAGCATCTATTTTTGCATGGACAGGTGCTATAGCAAAAAGGGGAGAGCTTGATAGTACTCCTGATGTTGTAAGATTTGCAAAGACTCTTGAGGATGTTGTCATTAAGACCGTTGAAAGCGGAATAATGACAAAAGATCTGATGCTGATAGCAGAGCCTCCTGTAACGAAATATGCATTAACAGAAGAGTTTATCAATGCAGTGGCAGAGGGATTGAAAAAGTATAGTTAG
- a CDS encoding glutaredoxin family protein → MTRLTFYYKPGCWLCDAAEEMLNGLIEKYKIEVNKIDITSNDALYELYRFDIPVFEFKDGTTLYGRIRKKDLLKKLEENKE, encoded by the coding sequence ATGACTAGACTTACCTTTTATTACAAACCTGGATGCTGGTTATGCGATGCTGCCGAGGAGATGCTGAACGGATTAATAGAAAAATACAAAATAGAGGTCAACAAAATAGACATAACCTCTAACGATGCGCTCTATGAACTCTACAGGTTTGATATCCCTGTGTTTGAGTTTAAAGACGGCACAACCCTCTATGGTCGCATCAGAAAAAAAGACCTGCTGAAAAAACTCGAAGAAAATAAAGAGTAA
- the argS gene encoding arginine--tRNA ligase yields the protein MEKILREIISKAIKDQGIDARNIEIEIPKEQNFGDLSTPAAMGLSRTLRKPPRKIAEDIINSIENKEIFEKIDIAGPGFINFTFSKKYLCSELKELLEKQDDFLIEDIGKGKRVQIEFVSANPTGPLHLGHGRGAALGAALSNLLQEAGYKVEREFYINDAGRQITLLGMSVFAKYKQLLGQEYPFPEDGYRGEYIEELAREFKEQKIKDRDQKTEELIDEITEFSYKKMLSEIRKDLEDFGVFFDSWQSERELYQESEVEKSIEELKKLGYIYEKDRAIWFKSTAFKDDKDRVVIKKEGDYTYFAPDIAYHRKKAKKGFDEIIDIWGADHHGYVLRMQAVMQAFGYPEDYLKVLLVQMVTLLRGGKPVQMSKRAGEFITLREVIDEIGADTTKFMFLTRRPDSHLEVDIEIAKAQSSENPVYYVQYAHARINSIFEKASQDVKDLTNFNGELFNKEEIRIIKKLLLYPMMFKNAAIAHEPHRITFYLQELAGMFHPYYHKHRVVSEDPELTRVRLAMCKAIQIVIRHGLKILGVKAPERM from the coding sequence ATGGAAAAAATTCTAAGGGAGATAATATCAAAGGCAATCAAAGATCAAGGTATAGATGCCAGAAATATTGAAATAGAAATTCCAAAAGAACAAAACTTTGGAGATTTATCAACACCTGCTGCTATGGGACTCTCAAGGACACTAAGAAAACCTCCCAGAAAAATAGCAGAAGATATTATCAACTCCATCGAAAATAAGGAGATATTTGAAAAGATAGATATAGCAGGACCTGGATTTATAAACTTTACATTTTCAAAAAAATATCTCTGCTCTGAGCTAAAAGAACTCCTTGAAAAACAGGATGATTTTCTAATAGAAGATATAGGTAAGGGTAAAAGGGTGCAGATAGAATTTGTGAGTGCAAACCCAACAGGCCCCTTACATTTAGGCCATGGAAGGGGAGCTGCTTTAGGTGCTGCACTCAGCAACCTGCTTCAGGAGGCAGGATATAAAGTAGAAAGGGAATTTTATATAAACGACGCAGGCAGACAGATAACGTTGCTTGGCATGTCTGTATTTGCAAAGTATAAACAGTTACTCGGGCAAGAATATCCATTTCCTGAGGATGGATACAGAGGAGAGTATATAGAAGAACTTGCAAGGGAATTTAAAGAACAAAAAATAAAAGATAGAGATCAGAAGACAGAAGAATTAATAGATGAAATTACAGAATTCTCTTACAAAAAAATGCTATCTGAGATAAGAAAGGATTTAGAAGATTTCGGGGTTTTCTTTGATTCATGGCAGAGCGAAAGAGAATTATATCAAGAGTCAGAAGTTGAAAAATCTATAGAAGAACTAAAAAAACTCGGATACATTTATGAAAAAGACAGGGCTATATGGTTTAAATCAACAGCATTCAAAGATGATAAAGATAGGGTTGTTATAAAAAAAGAAGGCGATTACACATATTTTGCTCCTGATATTGCATATCATAGAAAAAAGGCAAAAAAGGGATTCGATGAAATAATAGATATCTGGGGGGCAGATCACCATGGTTATGTGCTGAGAATGCAAGCAGTCATGCAAGCATTTGGTTATCCAGAAGACTATCTAAAAGTCCTGCTTGTGCAGATGGTTACACTCTTAAGAGGAGGTAAACCTGTGCAGATGTCAAAAAGGGCAGGTGAATTTATTACACTCAGGGAAGTAATAGATGAAATTGGTGCTGACACCACAAAATTTATGTTTCTAACAAGAAGGCCAGACAGTCATCTCGAGGTCGATATAGAAATAGCAAAAGCACAATCGTCTGAAAATCCTGTATATTATGTACAGTACGCGCATGCAAGAATAAATAGCATATTTGAAAAGGCAAGCCAAGATGTAAAGGACTTAACAAATTTTAACGGAGAATTATTCAATAAAGAAGAGATTCGCATTATCAAAAAACTTCTTCTATACCCAATGATGTTTAAGAACGCAGCAATAGCACATGAACCTCACAGAATAACCTTTTATCTTCAAGAGCTTGCAGGGATGTTCCATCCGTACTACCACAAACACAGAGTAGTGTCAGAAGACCCTGAGCTAACAAGGGTACGTCTTGCTATGTGCAAAGCAATACAGATTGTGATAAGGCATGGACTAAAAATACTCGGGGTAAAAGCACCTGAAAGGATGTAA
- a CDS encoding ammonia-forming cytochrome c nitrite reductase subunit c552, whose product MGKRMYVLLVAVLALAIVGGIYHTSADAQYKADTKKAAVEKPVKVETCYGCHAPVQELHKMGKHAKVNCSSCHKGLDKHVKSPGPDTRPVTDKSWQACGQCHKEQMESFMKEAYHRPARDEKSQLTNRSPNPFWDKLMMGHGFTKEHNLTRSHKWMLIDHLVVDRAYGGRFQPKNGWNYLFEGGKAWDVLMDKYPDAKEHKAFIPQSAPAANPVCLNCKTQDHILDWAYMGDPDKGAKWSRTSKVFEFAKDLNHALNCYMCHDPHAAKPRIVRDGLIDALTRPDGDTLWHKDPKRTGIKVIDMGVRGYTRKIALLDKYDTRLQCGQCHVEYNCNPGYDPTNPDTSKYTVTMADRRTNHFPYKDVFELYDHYVNKVHFLDFKHALTGGLLWKAQHPEAESYYNSKHAKAGVGCDGCHTPKVKDKKTGKTYTSHFAVTPKAQLKDTCLKCHSKWTEEQAKYAIDSIKAYTKGKMRKAEFWLSALIDKIVEAKKAGVDAETIKKAQDQHLRAHILWEYWTAENSDGFHNPEMARESLTRSVDESQKGIKILTDAMAAKTAAK is encoded by the coding sequence ATGGGTAAAAGGATGTATGTATTGTTAGTGGCTGTTCTGGCGCTCGCCATTGTAGGTGGAATTTACCACACAAGTGCAGATGCCCAGTACAAAGCCGACACAAAGAAGGCAGCAGTCGAAAAGCCTGTAAAGGTTGAGACATGCTACGGATGCCATGCACCTGTCCAGGAGTTGCATAAGATGGGTAAACATGCGAAGGTTAATTGTTCAAGCTGTCATAAGGGACTTGATAAACATGTCAAGTCTCCCGGCCCTGACACAAGGCCTGTAACGGATAAGTCATGGCAGGCATGCGGACAGTGCCATAAGGAGCAGATGGAGAGCTTTATGAAGGAGGCATATCATAGGCCTGCAAGGGATGAAAAATCCCAGCTTACAAACAGATCGCCCAATCCTTTCTGGGATAAGCTTATGATGGGACACGGCTTTACAAAGGAGCATAATCTTACAAGAAGCCACAAGTGGATGCTCATCGACCATCTTGTTGTTGACAGGGCCTACGGTGGGAGATTCCAGCCAAAGAACGGATGGAATTATCTGTTTGAAGGCGGCAAGGCATGGGATGTCCTGATGGACAAATATCCTGATGCAAAAGAGCATAAAGCATTCATTCCCCAGAGCGCACCAGCAGCAAACCCTGTCTGTCTGAACTGTAAAACACAGGATCATATCCTCGACTGGGCATATATGGGAGACCCTGACAAGGGTGCAAAGTGGTCGAGGACATCAAAGGTATTTGAGTTTGCAAAGGACCTCAATCACGCACTCAACTGCTATATGTGTCATGACCCGCATGCTGCAAAGCCGAGAATTGTCAGAGACGGACTAATAGATGCGCTCACAAGGCCTGACGGCGATACTCTCTGGCATAAGGATCCGAAAAGGACAGGAATCAAGGTCATTGATATGGGTGTGAGAGGCTATACAAGGAAGATAGCACTTCTGGACAAATATGACACAAGGCTCCAGTGCGGACAGTGTCATGTGGAGTATAACTGCAACCCTGGTTATGACCCAACAAATCCTGATACGTCAAAATATACAGTGACAATGGCAGACAGAAGGACAAACCATTTTCCATATAAGGATGTCTTTGAACTCTATGACCATTATGTAAATAAGGTTCACTTCCTCGACTTCAAACACGCACTAACCGGTGGTCTCCTCTGGAAGGCGCAGCATCCAGAAGCAGAATCGTACTACAATTCAAAACATGCAAAGGCAGGAGTCGGCTGTGACGGCTGCCACACCCCAAAGGTAAAGGACAAAAAGACGGGGAAGACTTATACATCCCACTTTGCAGTAACACCAAAGGCTCAGCTCAAGGATACATGCTTGAAATGCCATTCCAAATGGACAGAAGAACAGGCAAAATATGCCATTGACTCTATTAAGGCATACACAAAGGGCAAGATGAGGAAGGCTGAGTTCTGGCTTTCAGCCTTAATAGACAAGATTGTTGAGGCAAAGAAGGCAGGCGTGGATGCAGAAACCATCAAGAAGGCACAGGACCAGCACTTGAGGGCGCATATCCTCTGGGAATACTGGACTGCCGAGAACTCCGACGGCTTCCACAATCCCGAGATGGCAAGGGAGTCTCTTACAAGGTCTGTGGATGAATCACAGAAGGGTATAAAGATACTTACCGACGCAATGGCAGCAAAAACAGCCGCAAAGTAA
- a CDS encoding multiheme c-type cytochrome, which yields MERLPMKLCLIVFSLILVLPLTVNAKDKKHIKTAEDQECYECHGTQMQVWQDGKHGLMNVKCVVCHGSTDKNFVSKPDIYKCRGCHGDKVSDVEKKLPLKLRDCFLCHDHHSVTPKFHTKGGK from the coding sequence ATGGAAAGGTTGCCCATGAAATTATGCTTAATCGTATTTTCCCTTATACTTGTCCTGCCGCTTACCGTTAATGCAAAGGATAAAAAACACATAAAGACAGCAGAGGATCAGGAGTGTTATGAATGCCACGGCACTCAGATGCAGGTATGGCAGGATGGCAAGCATGGACTCATGAATGTGAAGTGTGTGGTATGTCATGGCTCAACAGATAAAAACTTTGTTTCAAAGCCTGACATTTATAAATGCAGGGGATGCCATGGTGATAAGGTCAGCGATGTGGAGAAAAAACTCCCTTTAAAATTGAGGGATTGCTTTCTCTGCCATGACCATCACTCTGTAACGCCGAAATTCCATACAAAAGGGGGTAAATAA
- a CDS encoding molybdopterin oxidoreductase family protein, producing MEITRRQLLKYSAALAAASAIGLELPLPKDLEAAHVEKWIKGVCRYCGAGCGVYVGVDKGKIVAVQGDKDNWNKGFLCVKGYYLPPILYAADRAKYPMLKKGDKFVRISWKEAMDLMTEKFADSIKKHGVHSVAFYGSGQAYTEESYFMNKLFKGGLGTNNIDGNPRLCMASAAVGYVSSFGKDEPMGAYDDIYHSDCFFIIGSNMAECHPVIFRLINERKQKGKDVKIIMVDPRKTLSARIADLHMSFIPGTDLVILHAMAHVIVKEGLYSKDYVNNHVVFKTIKDDKPAKVSFEEYVKFLEEYTPEMAEKISHCPKDDIIKAARWFAQSKATMSFWTMGLNQRTRGVWANNLVHNLHLLTGQICRPGATSFSLTGQPNACGGIRDTGLLSHLLPYGRLVANEKDRKDMEKFWGVPEGRIHPKPGPTAVDIFRAFNKGEIKCLWIACTNPGQSLPNVGPYRKGMESKDTFLVVSEAYHPTRTSELADLVLPAALWVEKDGTYGQSERRYQYLEKAVNPPAEARPDLDVMIEFSHKLFAKLGRADEAKRLFNFKNSEDVWNEIRQCSKGTAYDFMGMTRARLKKAHGIQWPCPTEDHPGTVRRYTSRYGDVLVKKFDPHATDVSFYGAKADGNKAAVWLRPYKGPAEPPDAEYPYILTTGRQIEHWHTGTMTLKVPELKRSAPDAFVEINPRDAQKLGIKSRDKVKITSRRGSIVLEAKVVDVPRDGLVFVPMHYPERLINLLTTDAYDAMSKQPEFKICAVKIEKA from the coding sequence ATGGAGATTACGAGAAGACAACTCCTCAAATATTCTGCAGCCCTTGCAGCAGCCTCTGCAATTGGTCTTGAACTGCCTTTGCCAAAAGATCTCGAGGCTGCACATGTGGAGAAATGGATAAAAGGAGTATGCAGATACTGTGGTGCGGGCTGTGGTGTTTATGTTGGTGTTGACAAGGGAAAGATAGTTGCTGTTCAAGGAGACAAGGACAACTGGAATAAGGGATTTCTCTGTGTTAAGGGGTATTATCTGCCGCCTATACTCTATGCAGCAGATAGAGCAAAGTATCCTATGCTAAAAAAGGGCGATAAATTTGTCCGCATCTCATGGAAAGAGGCAATGGACTTAATGACAGAGAAATTTGCCGATTCAATAAAAAAGCATGGAGTCCATTCAGTAGCGTTCTATGGCTCTGGACAGGCATACACAGAAGAATCTTATTTTATGAATAAGCTCTTCAAAGGTGGTCTTGGCACGAACAATATCGACGGAAATCCAAGACTCTGCATGGCGTCTGCAGCAGTGGGTTATGTTTCCAGTTTTGGTAAGGATGAGCCAATGGGTGCATATGATGATATTTATCATTCTGATTGCTTCTTTATCATCGGCTCAAACATGGCAGAGTGCCATCCTGTTATATTCAGGCTCATAAATGAGAGGAAGCAGAAGGGCAAAGATGTGAAGATAATAATGGTTGACCCTCGAAAGACTCTCTCGGCAAGGATTGCTGACCTTCATATGAGCTTTATTCCAGGCACTGACCTTGTGATTCTACACGCCATGGCGCATGTGATTGTCAAAGAGGGACTTTACAGCAAAGATTATGTGAATAACCATGTGGTATTTAAGACCATCAAGGATGATAAGCCTGCAAAGGTCTCTTTTGAGGAATATGTAAAGTTCCTCGAAGAATATACCCCTGAGATGGCAGAAAAGATATCTCATTGTCCTAAAGATGACATTATCAAGGCAGCAAGGTGGTTTGCACAGTCAAAGGCAACAATGAGCTTCTGGACAATGGGGCTTAATCAAAGGACAAGGGGTGTATGGGCAAATAATCTTGTGCATAATCTACATCTCCTTACAGGTCAGATATGCAGGCCCGGGGCAACATCTTTTTCACTTACCGGACAGCCCAATGCATGTGGTGGCATAAGGGATACAGGGCTTTTGAGTCATCTATTGCCATACGGCAGGCTTGTGGCAAATGAAAAGGACAGAAAGGATATGGAGAAGTTTTGGGGTGTTCCAGAGGGAAGGATTCATCCTAAGCCAGGACCGACAGCAGTAGATATATTCAGGGCATTTAATAAAGGCGAGATAAAATGCCTGTGGATAGCCTGTACAAACCCCGGACAGAGTCTTCCAAACGTGGGACCTTATAGAAAAGGGATGGAATCAAAGGATACATTTCTTGTTGTATCTGAGGCATACCATCCTACCAGGACATCAGAGCTTGCTGACCTCGTACTTCCAGCAGCACTCTGGGTTGAAAAAGACGGCACATATGGACAGTCAGAGAGGAGGTATCAGTATCTTGAAAAGGCTGTGAATCCTCCAGCAGAGGCAAGACCAGATTTAGATGTGATGATTGAGTTCAGCCATAAGCTCTTTGCAAAACTTGGCAGGGCTGATGAGGCAAAAAGACTCTTCAATTTCAAAAACTCTGAAGATGTATGGAATGAGATAAGGCAATGCTCAAAGGGCACTGCCTATGACTTTATGGGGATGACAAGGGCAAGACTGAAAAAGGCACACGGCATTCAGTGGCCATGCCCCACTGAAGACCATCCAGGGACAGTGAGAAGATATACCTCCAGATACGGAGATGTCCTCGTAAAGAAATTTGACCCTCACGCAACGGATGTCTCATTTTATGGTGCAAAGGCTGATGGTAATAAAGCTGCTGTATGGCTCAGACCCTATAAAGGACCAGCAGAGCCACCTGATGCAGAGTATCCATACATATTGACCACAGGCAGACAGATAGAGCACTGGCATACAGGGACAATGACATTAAAGGTGCCCGAGTTGAAAAGGTCAGCGCCAGATGCCTTTGTTGAGATTAATCCAAGAGATGCACAGAAACTTGGTATCAAGAGTAGAGATAAGGTAAAGATTACATCAAGGAGGGGTTCTATTGTCCTTGAGGCTAAGGTTGTAGATGTACCGAGGGATGGCCTTGTCTTTGTGCCAATGCACTATCCTGAGAGGTTAATCAATCTTCTCACAACCGATGCCTATGATGCCATGTCAAAACAGCCTGAATTCAAGATCTGTGCTGTAAAGATAGAGAAGGCGTAA
- a CDS encoding chaperone NapD produces MAVASVIVEVEEGGGEAVLNSLASIDNISVYGIKDNKIVTVIEGESMQVIDNTIKELYSIERILGVYPVYAGDYE; encoded by the coding sequence ATGGCTGTTGCAAGCGTGATAGTGGAAGTGGAAGAAGGAGGAGGCGAGGCTGTTTTAAACAGCCTCGCCAGTATCGATAATATTAGTGTTTATGGTATTAAGGATAACAAGATCGTGACTGTTATAGAAGGAGAGAGCATGCAGGTTATAGACAATACTATTAAAGAGTTATATAGCATAGAGAGAATATTGGGCGTCTATCCTGTCTATGCGGGGGATTATGAGTAA
- a CDS encoding 4Fe-4S dicluster domain-containing protein — protein MSKKPLRPPGASKEVDFISSCIRCSKCAQVCPYKSIKIASLFDGITIMGTPVIKARDIPCYLCMKCPPVCPSGALNRKLRNKKDVRMGTARINKKECLAWQGTLCRSCYQSCPIFDEAIKMDNELRPVVDEKKCVGCGICENVCPVEPAAIVVVTGGR, from the coding sequence ATGAGTAAAAAACCGCTAAGGCCTCCCGGTGCCTCCAAAGAGGTCGATTTTATTTCAAGCTGTATAAGGTGCAGCAAGTGTGCACAGGTCTGTCCATATAAATCAATAAAGATAGCAAGCCTCTTTGATGGCATCACAATTATGGGAACCCCTGTGATAAAGGCAAGGGATATTCCCTGTTATCTATGCATGAAGTGCCCTCCTGTCTGTCCCTCGGGAGCGCTTAACAGAAAACTGAGGAATAAAAAGGATGTGAGGATGGGCACAGCAAGGATAAACAAAAAAGAATGCCTTGCATGGCAGGGGACACTTTGCAGAAGCTGTTATCAGAGTTGTCCTATCTTTGATGAGGCAATAAAGATGGACAACGAACTTAGACCTGTTGTGGATGAAAAAAAGTGTGTTGGCTGCGGCATATGCGAAAATGTATGCCCTGTTGAACCAGCAGCAATAGTAGTAGTGACAGGTGGCAGGTAA
- a CDS encoding 4Fe-4S binding protein translates to MKIKVLRRIIQALSILLIIAIPILNKKGISILVGSLYSLSVDGLWITDPLSGFQVILSTLSADSTLLISMLIPVILALIFGRVFCSWICPQNTISEISDYLSRKISFKRVINLSPRSLPRYIILVVSLILVPIIGFPVANLISAPGIISVQISKYIYEGTVGLEVGLIGTIIISEVFLFRRLWCNYICPVGSFLGIFRLKRTMKVVYREDAEHLCGKCMECVKACQLSLNPMGGKIYPLCHNCGDCIAACEEIKDKGKPLSFKF, encoded by the coding sequence ATGAAGATTAAGGTATTAAGGCGAATAATACAGGCTTTATCAATACTATTAATAATCGCAATCCCGATATTGAATAAAAAGGGAATAAGTATCCTTGTGGGAAGCCTTTATTCTCTTTCTGTTGATGGTTTATGGATAACGGATCCGTTGAGCGGCTTTCAGGTTATTCTATCAACATTGTCAGCAGACAGCACCCTTTTAATATCAATGCTCATTCCTGTTATTCTTGCCTTAATCTTCGGGAGGGTATTCTGTAGCTGGATTTGTCCACAGAATACAATCTCAGAAATTTCTGATTATTTATCAAGAAAAATATCATTTAAAAGGGTTATAAATCTATCACCGCGGTCATTGCCGAGATATATAATCCTTGTAGTCTCGCTCATATTGGTGCCAATAATTGGATTTCCTGTTGCAAATCTCATATCCGCACCCGGAATAATATCTGTTCAGATTTCAAAATATATCTATGAAGGAACTGTGGGATTAGAGGTGGGACTTATAGGCACAATTATTATTTCAGAGGTGTTTCTGTTTAGGAGGCTCTGGTGCAATTACATCTGCCCTGTTGGGAGTTTCTTAGGCATATTCAGGCTTAAAAGAACAATGAAGGTTGTTTATAGAGAAGATGCAGAACATTTATGTGGCAAATGCATGGAATGTGTTAAGGCATGTCAGCTCAGTTTAAATCCAATGGGAGGAAAGATATACCCATTATGTCATAATTGTGGTGACTGTATTGCTGCCTGCGAAGAGATAAAGGACAAAGGCAAGCCGCTTTCGTTCAAGTTTTAG
- a CDS encoding response regulator transcription factor translates to MLKENKNHTILIIDDDTDILKVLKANLEFHKYNVVTAESWTEGQKAISEKKPNLLILDLMLPDGDGVEICRTLRKQYPTLPIIMLTARDKISDKVIGLESGADDYIVKPFETLELIARIKVCLRRAKPVEEEQITIGKLHIDYKKRIVKVKNKEIILTPKEYDLLCLLVFHRGSVLSRDEIKKHLWKETKIYSWSRVIDVHIQHLRQKIEDNPSEPEYIITVSGIGYKFKPE, encoded by the coding sequence ATGTTAAAAGAAAATAAAAATCATACAATACTGATAATAGATGATGACACCGATATTCTGAAGGTCTTAAAGGCAAATCTTGAGTTCCATAAATACAATGTAGTTACAGCAGAATCATGGACAGAGGGACAAAAGGCTATTTCTGAAAAAAAACCAAATCTTTTGATCCTCGACCTCATGCTTCCTGATGGTGATGGAGTTGAGATATGTCGCACCTTGAGAAAACAGTATCCTACATTACCGATAATAATGCTTACTGCAAGGGATAAGATTTCAGATAAAGTTATAGGACTCGAAAGTGGTGCTGATGATTATATTGTAAAACCATTCGAAACACTTGAGTTAATTGCACGAATAAAAGTGTGTCTGAGAAGGGCAAAACCAGTAGAAGAAGAACAAATAACCATAGGAAAACTGCATATTGATTATAAAAAGAGGATTGTTAAAGTCAAAAACAAGGAAATAATCCTGACACCGAAGGAATATGATCTCCTGTGCCTCCTTGTTTTTCACAGAGGATCTGTGCTGAGTAGAGATGAGATAAAAAAACATCTCTGGAAGGAAACAAAGATATATTCGTGGAGTAGAGTCATAGATGTCCACATCCAGCATCTGAGACAAAAAATAGAGGATAATCCCTCTGAGCCTGAATACATAATTACTGTTTCTGGGATAGGGTATAAATTCAAGCCAGAATAG